One Campylobacter concisus DNA window includes the following coding sequences:
- a CDS encoding NuoB/complex I 20 kDa subunit family protein: MAKHQINYAANGGLPVVLTTVDKLVQWGRSNSLWALSYGLACCAIEMMASGASRYDFDRFGTIFRASPRHSEVMIIAGTLTKKHAEFTRRLYDQMPEPKWVISMGSCANTGGMFNTYSTVQGVDRIIPVDIYIPGCAPRPETLQYALMMLQKKIRKQSAFRAQKPRKLEI; the protein is encoded by the coding sequence ATGGCAAAGCATCAGATAAACTACGCTGCAAATGGCGGTCTGCCGGTAGTTTTGACAACCGTTGATAAGCTCGTGCAGTGGGGCAGGAGCAACTCGCTTTGGGCGCTTAGCTACGGGCTTGCTTGCTGTGCGATCGAGATGATGGCAAGTGGGGCTAGCAGATATGACTTTGACAGATTTGGCACCATATTTCGTGCGAGCCCAAGGCACTCAGAGGTGATGATCATAGCTGGCACGCTAACTAAAAAGCACGCTGAATTTACAAGGCGCCTTTACGACCAGATGCCTGAGCCAAAGTGGGTCATCTCGATGGGTAGCTGCGCAAACACTGGAGGCATGTTTAATACCTACTCGACCGTTCAAGGTGTGGATAGAATAATACCTGTTGATATCTACATCCCAGGCTGTGCCCCGCGCCCAGAGACGCTTCAATACGCACTTATGATGCTTCAAAAAAAGATAAGAAAACAAAGTGCATTTAGGGCGCAAAAGCCAAGAAAGCTTGAGATATGA
- a CDS encoding NAD(P)H-quinone oxidoreductase subunit 3: MSHSELDSTYLGAFIILLLATCSFSLITFLSSKISKKLANRNTERLKVGFYECGPTTVKQPNKINIHYFFYGILFILFDVEVIFMYPWAVDFRLLGLFGLIEMLLFVVILLIGFAYAWQKGVFKWQSIR, from the coding sequence ATGTCACACTCAGAGCTTGACAGCACCTATCTTGGCGCTTTTATCATACTTTTGTTAGCTACTTGTTCGTTTAGCTTGATAACATTTTTATCCTCAAAGATAAGCAAAAAGCTAGCCAACCGCAACACTGAGCGCCTAAAAGTAGGCTTTTACGAATGCGGACCGACAACTGTAAAACAACCAAATAAGATAAATATCCACTACTTTTTTTATGGAATTTTATTTATTTTATTTGACGTTGAGGTCATCTTTATGTATCCGTGGGCGGTGGATTTTAGGCTGCTTGGGCTATTTGGGCTCATCGAGATGCTACTTTTTGTAGTGATCTTACTCATCGGCTTTGCCTACGCTTGGCAAAAAGGAGTCTTTAAATGGCAAAGCATCAGATAA